Proteins encoded together in one Candidatus Kaiserbacteria bacterium window:
- the infA gene encoding translation initiation factor IF-1, with the protein MSEDTNENKDIVEGVVVEALPNALFRIELKNGEEVISYLAGKMRLHRIKVLLGDTVQVKVDPYGGRGRIVRRG; encoded by the coding sequence GTGAGTGAAGATACCAATGAAAACAAAGATATTGTAGAGGGAGTTGTCGTAGAGGCACTGCCGAACGCACTTTTTCGTATTGAACTCAAGAACGGTGAAGAGGTAATTTCTTACCTTGCAGGTAAGATGCGTTTGCATCGAATCAAAGTTTTACTCGGTGATACAGTTCAAGTCAAAGTTGATCCGTACGGTGGTAGAGGAAGAATCGTGAGACGTGGTTAA
- a CDS encoding DNA-directed RNA polymerase subunit alpha, which translates to MSDHQVTVPSKPRVIDEKDFAGTYEINGLYPGYGHTLGNSLRRIILSSLPGAAITHVKIDGVSHEFSTIEGVSEDTVMLLLNLKRVRIKMLTEEPQVLRLRVKGPKSVTAADFEVPGQVEILNPEQHIAEVSGKIDFDVEVTVERGLGYVAKEVHQKERVDIGSIALDAIFSPIRRVNYEVENMRVGDRTDFNRLRVFIETDGTITPREALEDSIATMIHQLKAVIGFQEETETPVEETPAKEEEESEPVEDKKEADKESFKTRITELELSPRVESSLDESGIRTVGGLARKHEEDILAIEGLGQKGLQEIKRSLSNLGITLRS; encoded by the coding sequence ATGTCAGATCACCAAGTAACAGTCCCCTCAAAACCACGCGTTATAGATGAAAAGGATTTCGCAGGTACTTACGAAATCAATGGTTTATACCCCGGCTACGGGCACACACTCGGCAACTCCCTTCGCCGAATCATTCTTTCATCACTTCCAGGTGCTGCTATTACGCATGTAAAGATTGATGGTGTTTCTCATGAATTCTCAACTATTGAAGGAGTTTCAGAAGACACAGTAATGCTTTTACTTAACCTTAAACGTGTACGAATTAAGATGCTTACTGAAGAACCGCAGGTTTTACGGTTACGTGTAAAAGGTCCAAAATCAGTTACTGCTGCGGACTTTGAAGTTCCTGGCCAAGTTGAAATTTTAAACCCAGAACAACATATTGCCGAAGTATCAGGAAAAATAGACTTCGATGTTGAAGTGACTGTCGAGAGAGGTTTGGGATACGTTGCAAAGGAAGTACATCAGAAGGAGAGAGTAGACATTGGAAGTATCGCACTTGATGCAATTTTCTCACCAATCCGGCGAGTTAATTACGAAGTCGAGAATATGCGTGTCGGTGATCGTACAGACTTCAACCGATTGCGTGTATTCATCGAAACTGATGGAACAATTACTCCACGAGAAGCGCTTGAAGATTCAATCGCAACTATGATCCATCAACTTAAGGCGGTGATTGGTTTCCAAGAAGAGACTGAAACACCAGTTGAAGAAACACCGGCTAAAGAAGAAGAGGAATCGGAGCCAGTGGAGGACAAGAAAGAAGCTGACAAGGAATCTTTCAAGACTCGGATTACTGAACTCGAACTTTCTCCTCGCGTTGAAAGCTCACTTGATGAATCTGGAATCCGTACTGTTGGAGGTCTTGCACGAAAGCACGAAGAAGACATCCTTGCCATCGAAGGGCTTGGTCAGAAGGGATTGCAGGAAATTAAACGATCATTATCTAATCTTGGAATTACACTTCGCAGCTAA
- the rpsD gene encoding 30S ribosomal protein S4, with the protein MLSKPKYKICKRLGNGVYEKCQTEKFALSEARVKKTFKRRKNLSDFGRQLLEKQKVRYAYGITEKQLRKYVESAVRTKEPAAELFKGLETRLDNTVYRLGFAPTRRAARQMVSHGHVTVNDKKMTVPSHIVKTGDTISVREASKIKPLFVGNMDTITKHTAPKWLAADSKKLTSSVKAAPEYSATDSIFDFPAVFEFYSR; encoded by the coding sequence ATGTTATCTAAACCAAAATACAAAATCTGTAAACGTCTCGGTAATGGAGTTTACGAGAAATGTCAGACAGAAAAATTTGCTCTTTCTGAAGCTCGTGTAAAGAAAACCTTTAAACGAAGAAAAAACTTAAGTGACTTTGGACGTCAGTTACTTGAAAAGCAAAAAGTACGATATGCCTACGGAATTACTGAGAAACAACTTCGGAAGTATGTAGAAAGTGCAGTACGAACGAAGGAACCAGCAGCAGAACTTTTCAAAGGACTAGAAACTCGATTAGATAACACAGTATACCGATTAGGATTCGCGCCAACACGTCGCGCAGCGCGACAAATGGTTAGTCATGGTCATGTTACCGTAAACGACAAGAAGATGACCGTTCCGTCACACATTGTAAAAACAGGTGACACAATCTCAGTTCGAGAAGCAAGCAAGATAAAACCTTTGTTTGTTGGAAACATGGATACTATTACTAAACACACGGCACCAAAGTGGCTTGCGGCAGACTCGAAGAAGCTTACTTCATCAGTTAAGGCAGCGCCGGAATACAGTGCCACAGATTCAATCTTTGATTTCCCAGCCGTATTCGAGTTCTACAGTCGATAA
- the rpsK gene encoding 30S ribosomal protein S11 — translation MGKKRIVKKSGGTVNKGLRSRALGNSPKRKMLSGILYVQATYNNTKVQLTDGEGNSVMWSSSGALGFAGAKKGTPFAAAKVGELIAEKAQTMGLKSVDAIIKGVGAGRESALRAFAGKGIDITSISDQTPVPFNGPRQRRPRRV, via the coding sequence ATGGGTAAGAAACGAATTGTTAAAAAGTCAGGTGGTACTGTAAACAAGGGATTGCGATCTCGAGCACTCGGAAACTCACCGAAGCGAAAAATGCTTTCTGGTATTTTGTACGTTCAAGCAACATACAACAACACGAAAGTACAGCTTACTGATGGAGAGGGTAACTCTGTTATGTGGTCATCTTCAGGCGCACTTGGTTTTGCAGGAGCAAAAAAGGGAACTCCTTTTGCAGCTGCGAAAGTAGGTGAACTTATTGCTGAAAAGGCACAGACAATGGGATTGAAATCAGTAGACGCTATCATTAAAGGAGTTGGCGCAGGACGTGAATCAGCTCTTCGGGCGTTCGCCGGAAAAGGTATCGACATTACTAGTATCTCAGACCAGACACCTGTTCCATTTAACGGTCCTCGTCAACGTCGTCCACGCCGTGTCTAA
- the rpmJ gene encoding 50S ribosomal protein L36, with the protein MKVKSSVKTLCKECKHVRRRGRLFVICSNPRHKQRQG; encoded by the coding sequence ATGAAGGTTAAAAGTTCAGTAAAAACACTCTGTAAAGAATGCAAGCACGTTCGCCGTCGTGGACGCCTTTTTGTCATTTGTAGCAACCCACGACATAAACAACGACAAGGTTAA
- the rpsM gene encoding 30S ribosomal protein S13: MRISGITIPDSKRLEIGLTEVFGIGRVRAERILTEAKVDFGKKPTELSADEESKISELVTAHNIEGELRRDISGNIKRLKDIKSYRGERHSRNLPSRGQRTKTNSRSVRGNVRKTMTSGRRKVDKK, from the coding sequence ATGCGAATATCTGGTATCACAATCCCTGACTCAAAGCGTCTCGAAATCGGCCTCACCGAAGTTTTTGGTATTGGACGCGTTCGCGCAGAACGAATTCTTACTGAAGCAAAAGTTGATTTCGGAAAGAAACCTACAGAATTAAGCGCAGATGAGGAAAGCAAAATCTCGGAATTAGTAACTGCACACAACATTGAAGGGGAACTGAGACGCGATATCAGTGGAAATATAAAGCGTTTGAAGGACATAAAAAGCTACCGAGGTGAACGACACTCACGTAACTTACCTTCACGAGGACAACGAACAAAGACAAACTCGCGTAGTGTTCGAGGAAACGTTCGAAAAACTATGACGAGTGGTCGCCGTAAAGTAGATAAGAAATAA